A part of Desulfobacter sp. genomic DNA contains:
- a CDS encoding D-alanine--D-alanine ligase, which produces MKKIRLALLSGGVSTEREVSLNSGNQVFDALDKDKYEITRYDPKSDLPKLMADAPKIDAALIILHGPFGEDGTVQGLLDLLDIPYQGAGVLGSAAAMNKLTAKELYQANGIPTPAFLSYDTHDFETGTISIPHAVETLGLPIVVKPACAGSSVGMTIVKEEKDLDTAIKKGFDHDDTLILEQYIKGLELTCGVLGNQELEGLPVIEILPGEDHEYFDYQAKYVAGETEEICPARIDADLTARVQDLAKRAHKALFLKGYSRTDMILREGELFVLETNTIPGMTATSLYPQSAKEAGYSFSALLDTLIELAIEENKRTNLRRAK; this is translated from the coding sequence ATGAAAAAAATCAGGCTGGCCCTGTTGTCCGGCGGGGTGTCCACGGAACGGGAAGTCTCTTTAAACAGCGGCAACCAGGTGTTTGACGCCCTTGACAAGGACAAATACGAGATCACCCGGTATGACCCGAAATCCGATCTGCCAAAACTGATGGCAGACGCCCCGAAAATTGACGCCGCCCTGATCATCCTCCACGGCCCCTTCGGAGAGGACGGCACGGTTCAGGGGCTGCTGGATCTGCTGGATATCCCCTACCAGGGCGCCGGCGTCCTGGGTTCGGCCGCCGCCATGAACAAACTGACGGCCAAGGAACTTTACCAGGCCAACGGTATCCCCACACCGGCCTTTTTGTCATACGACACCCATGACTTTGAAACCGGGACCATTTCCATTCCCCATGCCGTTGAAACCCTGGGCCTTCCCATTGTGGTCAAGCCGGCATGCGCCGGCTCCAGCGTGGGCATGACCATTGTCAAGGAGGAAAAGGATCTGGATACGGCCATAAAAAAAGGCTTCGATCACGACGACACCCTGATTTTAGAACAGTATATCAAGGGGCTGGAACTGACCTGCGGGGTCCTGGGCAACCAGGAGCTTGAAGGGCTGCCCGTGATTGAAATCCTTCCCGGGGAGGATCATGAATATTTTGACTACCAAGCCAAGTATGTGGCAGGGGAAACCGAAGAGATCTGCCCGGCCCGTATTGATGCGGACCTCACGGCCCGGGTCCAGGACCTGGCCAAGCGGGCCCACAAAGCCCTCTTCCTTAAGGGCTATTCCCGTACGGACATGATCCTGCGGGAGGGTGAGCTCTTTGTACTGGAGACCAACACCATCCCGGGCATGACCGCCACCAGCCTCTACCCCCAATCGGCCAAGGAAGCCGGATACAGCTTTTCAGCACTGCTGGACACACTCATTGAACTTGCAATTGAAGAAAATAAACGCACAAATCTAAGGAGAGCTAAATGA
- a CDS encoding SHOCT domain-containing protein, with translation MSIRKKDKDGLFKNIFVAYFILLLHVFLLAGIGLTVVLFKGVYHYLPWIMGGIALFVLTVAWIIYRRMRTTSSSLSEVLGMPEFQDRAVEVRLLGGFASFEIKARQTGNLLPEQTGVPGDPGHPQTKLIENAVDRAERKMLELNTLYEKNLITREEFEAARQNIIQG, from the coding sequence ATGAGTATTCGCAAAAAAGATAAAGACGGATTGTTTAAAAATATATTTGTAGCCTATTTCATTCTGCTGCTTCACGTATTTCTTCTGGCCGGCATCGGCCTCACCGTGGTCCTGTTCAAAGGGGTCTACCATTACCTGCCCTGGATCATGGGGGGAATTGCACTATTTGTACTCACCGTGGCCTGGATCATCTACCGCCGCATGCGGACCACATCATCCAGCCTCAGCGAAGTGCTCGGCATGCCCGAATTCCAGGACCGGGCCGTGGAAGTCCGACTCCTGGGCGGCTTTGCCTCCTTTGAAATCAAGGCCAGGCAGACCGGCAACCTGCTGCCGGAACAGACCGGTGTTCCCGGAGACCCGGGACATCCCCAGACCAAGCTCATTGAAAATGCTGTGGACCGGGCTGAACGGAAGATGCTGGAACTCAACACCCTCTATGAAAAAAACCTCATCACCAGGGAAGAGTTCGAGGCGGCACGCCAAAACATTATCCAGGGCTGA
- a CDS encoding DUF1992 domain-containing protein: MIPGFEAIVEERIKQAQKEGRFDNLKGQGRPLKFDDANVPEELRMAHKILKNAGFLPPEIELKKKISRTRDLMAGLDEGSPEKATLTKKLNYLLVKLDSVRRPSPAAALVRDRYRTNLIRKIS; the protein is encoded by the coding sequence ATGATTCCCGGATTTGAAGCCATTGTTGAAGAAAGAATCAAGCAGGCACAAAAAGAAGGCCGCTTTGACAACCTCAAAGGCCAGGGGCGCCCCCTGAAATTTGATGATGCCAATGTGCCCGAAGAATTACGCATGGCCCACAAAATCCTAAAAAATGCCGGATTCCTGCCCCCGGAGATTGAACTGAAAAAAAAAATCTCCCGTACCCGGGACCTCATGGCCGGCCTGGATGAGGGCTCGCCTGAAAAAGCAACCTTAACCAAAAAACTCAACTACCTGCTGGTCAAACTGGACAGCGTCCGCAGGCCTTCTCCGGCGGCCGCACTGGTCAGGGACCGGTACAGAACCAACCTTATAAGAAAAATCTCATGA
- a CDS encoding GerMN domain-containing protein, translated as MENNARLNTGRIPLIRIFVMGIALLTVLAPVWCPAQQEDAPVDRALFDAFLYFTGPGGSHLTAENRHFPAATDAHQMGRNLLEALAAGPSQPGLQSVLPQGTRLGALFITGRGEAYVDLAMETAGRTDALSEYLAVYAVVNTLSVNIPEIKRVKILVNGSEAASLGGHISLSPFFKTNMLIVK; from the coding sequence TTGGAAAACAACGCAAGATTGAATACAGGCCGGATACCCCTGATCCGGATATTTGTCATGGGGATTGCCCTTCTTACGGTGCTGGCGCCGGTATGGTGCCCCGCCCAGCAGGAAGATGCCCCCGTGGACCGGGCCCTGTTTGACGCTTTTTTGTATTTTACCGGGCCCGGCGGCAGCCATTTAACGGCGGAGAACAGGCATTTCCCGGCCGCTACAGACGCCCACCAAATGGGCCGGAACCTTTTGGAGGCCCTGGCGGCCGGCCCCTCACAGCCGGGGCTGCAGTCGGTTTTGCCCCAGGGCACCCGGCTGGGTGCCCTGTTTATTACAGGGCGGGGAGAGGCCTACGTGGATCTGGCCATGGAGACGGCGGGGCGTACAGATGCCCTGTCCGAATACCTGGCCGTATACGCTGTGGTCAACACCCTGTCCGTGAATATACCGGAAATAAAACGGGTTAAGATCCTGGTGAATGGGTCGGAGGCAGCCAGTTTGGGCGGCCATATCAGCCTGTCCCCGTTTTTTAAAACCAATATGCTGATTGTTAAATAA
- the fusA gene encoding elongation factor G — MSKQKNISKIRNIGIMAHIDAGKTTVTERILYYTGRSHKIGEVHDGEATMDWMQDEQDRGITITSAVTSCVWKGANIQIIDTPGHVDFTVEVERALRVLDGAIGVFCAVGGVEPQSETVWRQADRYEVPRMAFINKMDRTGADFFAAMDSIREKLGANPVALQVPTGAEDRFRGLIDLINMQQIIWDDESLGAEYTAGDIDPEFEDLAAEYRDKLLEAVAETDDEIMEKYLGEEEITVQELKAAIRKATIAREFVPVLCGSALKNKGVQPLLDAIDFYLPSPKDIPPVRGIHPDTEEELEFLPEKNGPLAALIFKVSMIEGRKLSFARIYSGRIEAGSDVYNPALKRKEKLSRILKMHANKRERLNEASAGDIIGIVGLKNSGTGETLCSQDQPVFLEKMEYEDPVISIAIEPKTHADQEKLDSVLEKFLIEDPTLKVSKDEETGQTILSGMGELHLEIIISRMVKEFNTNVNVGKPQVVYREIVTAPAKGQAVFERDIQGKSHYADVTVELNPLKRGEGVQFRSEVSEDQIPGAYVPAIEKGIRESLEGGYLKGYPMVDVEIVLAGGACEEGRSSELGFSVCGAMACKEALKSAKIGLLAPIMDVEVFVPDANMGDAIADLNARGGKVESINPKGDIQIVKAVVPLARMFGYSTALRSATQGRGTFTMQFKSFDTV, encoded by the coding sequence ATGAGCAAACAAAAAAATATATCCAAAATCAGAAACATCGGGATCATGGCCCACATTGATGCGGGCAAGACAACGGTGACCGAGCGCATCCTTTATTATACGGGACGGTCCCATAAAATCGGCGAGGTCCATGACGGCGAAGCCACCATGGACTGGATGCAGGATGAGCAGGACCGGGGGATTACCATTACCTCGGCCGTTACCTCCTGTGTATGGAAAGGGGCCAATATCCAGATCATCGATACCCCGGGCCATGTGGACTTCACCGTTGAGGTGGAGCGGGCCCTGCGGGTGCTGGACGGTGCCATCGGCGTTTTCTGCGCCGTGGGCGGGGTGGAGCCCCAGTCCGAGACCGTGTGGCGCCAGGCCGACCGTTACGAGGTGCCCAGAATGGCATTCATCAATAAGATGGACCGGACCGGGGCCGATTTTTTTGCGGCAATGGATTCCATCCGTGAAAAGCTGGGGGCAAACCCTGTGGCGCTTCAGGTGCCCACCGGCGCCGAAGACCGTTTTCGGGGTCTGATTGACCTGATCAATATGCAGCAGATTATCTGGGATGATGAATCCTTGGGGGCCGAGTATACGGCAGGGGATATTGATCCTGAGTTTGAAGACCTGGCCGCCGAATACCGGGACAAGCTCCTTGAAGCGGTTGCCGAAACCGATGACGAGATCATGGAAAAATACCTGGGAGAGGAAGAGATCACCGTCCAGGAACTCAAGGCGGCCATCCGGAAAGCCACCATCGCCAGGGAATTTGTGCCGGTGCTCTGCGGATCTGCATTGAAAAATAAAGGGGTTCAGCCCCTGTTGGACGCCATTGACTTCTACCTGCCCAGTCCCAAGGACATCCCGCCGGTCAGAGGCATCCACCCTGATACCGAAGAGGAACTTGAATTCCTGCCCGAAAAAAACGGTCCCCTGGCGGCCCTGATTTTCAAGGTTTCCATGATCGAAGGCCGCAAGCTTTCCTTTGCCAGGATTTATTCCGGCAGGATTGAGGCGGGTTCCGATGTATATAACCCGGCCCTTAAGCGCAAGGAGAAGCTGTCCAGGATCCTTAAGATGCATGCCAACAAGCGGGAACGGCTCAACGAAGCCTCTGCCGGCGATATTATCGGTATTGTGGGGCTCAAGAATTCCGGTACCGGGGAAACCCTGTGTTCACAGGATCAGCCGGTGTTCCTGGAAAAAATGGAATATGAAGATCCGGTGATCTCCATTGCCATTGAGCCCAAGACCCACGCCGACCAGGAAAAGCTGGATTCGGTGCTGGAAAAATTTCTCATTGAGGACCCCACCCTTAAAGTGAGCAAGGATGAGGAAACCGGCCAGACCATTCTCTCGGGCATGGGGGAGCTTCACCTTGAAATCATCATTTCAAGGATGGTCAAGGAGTTCAATACCAATGTCAATGTGGGCAAACCCCAGGTGGTCTACCGCGAGATCGTCACGGCGCCGGCCAAGGGCCAGGCCGTGTTTGAACGGGACATCCAGGGCAAATCCCATTACGCCGATGTCACGGTGGAACTCAATCCCCTGAAGCGCGGGGAAGGGGTGCAGTTCAGGTCGGAGGTCTCCGAGGACCAGATTCCCGGCGCCTATGTGCCGGCCATTGAAAAAGGCATCCGTGAAAGTCTTGAAGGCGGATATCTCAAGGGCTATCCCATGGTGGATGTGGAGATCGTGCTGGCCGGCGGCGCCTGTGAAGAGGGCAGAAGCTCAGAACTTGGATTCTCCGTCTGCGGGGCAATGGCCTGCAAGGAGGCGTTGAAATCAGCTAAAATCGGGCTGCTGGCACCCATAATGGATGTGGAAGTCTTTGTGCCGGACGCCAATATGGGTGATGCCATTGCCGATCTTAATGCCCGTGGCGGCAAGGTGGAATCCATCAATCCCAAAGGGGATATCCAGATCGTCAAGGCGGTTGTTCCCCTGGCAAGGATGTTCGGCTACTCCACGGCCCTGCGGTCCGCCACCCAGGGCAGGGGCACCTTTACCATGCAGTTCAAGAGTTTTGATACGGTATAG
- a CDS encoding M48 family metalloprotease — MTSFRTAIALCLALSIVSPPQAFAISIPDEQKLGKEYMEIIENQGLIIHDPVVTKMISTVGQHIIAGLPPQPFHFDFNMINDESFNAFASPAANIFIHRGLIASLDTMDEFAGIMAHEVAHAASRHVSESIDRAKLVTMGSLAGMLAGVLVGAAGGGGEAAQALTLGTAAAGQSAMLSFTRENETEADQKAVLFMAKTGYDPRGLLSALNKIRQSDYQGVEGIPDYFKTHPGTGSRIAHLASILEDYTPPADKPAPPPNYDFQMVKYRVIGLYAAPDTQMEKLALMLEKNPDNRALNYGLGILYGRTSRLDDARALLNKALSQDPFDPMVLLELGRLNIRSGDYDSAISVLEGVTRDEVMGDLGVYYRSVAQIETGRLTAAEAGLQSLLAKNNPGFEKANYHMANIMAKRQDTPMSSYYLGVYYADTGNLKNAVLHLKRAIDTLEDEKLKEKAEKKLKTLEEKKKKRKGRR, encoded by the coding sequence ATGACATCCTTTAGAACAGCCATCGCCCTCTGCCTGGCCCTGAGTATTGTTTCCCCCCCCCAGGCCTTTGCCATCTCCATTCCAGATGAACAAAAACTGGGAAAAGAATACATGGAGATCATTGAAAACCAGGGCCTGATCATCCATGACCCCGTGGTCACCAAAATGATCAGCACCGTGGGACAGCACATCATTGCCGGCCTGCCGCCCCAACCCTTTCACTTTGACTTCAACATGATCAATGACGAGTCCTTTAACGCCTTTGCCAGCCCGGCGGCCAATATATTCATCCACCGGGGGCTGATTGCCTCCCTGGATACCATGGATGAATTTGCCGGAATCATGGCCCATGAGGTGGCCCATGCCGCCAGCCGCCATGTTTCCGAATCCATAGACCGGGCCAAACTGGTCACCATGGGCAGCCTTGCCGGCATGCTGGCAGGGGTGTTAGTCGGTGCCGCCGGCGGAGGCGGAGAAGCAGCCCAGGCACTGACTCTGGGAACGGCGGCCGCCGGCCAGTCGGCCATGCTTTCCTTTACCCGGGAGAACGAGACAGAGGCCGACCAGAAGGCTGTGCTTTTCATGGCCAAAACCGGTTACGACCCCAGGGGACTGCTATCGGCACTGAACAAAATCCGACAGTCCGACTACCAGGGCGTGGAAGGCATCCCCGATTACTTTAAAACCCATCCGGGCACGGGCAGCCGTATCGCACACCTTGCCAGCATCCTGGAGGATTACACCCCACCGGCGGATAAACCTGCGCCGCCGCCCAACTATGACTTTCAGATGGTGAAATACCGGGTCATCGGCCTCTACGCCGCCCCCGACACCCAGATGGAAAAACTGGCACTGATGCTGGAAAAAAATCCGGACAACCGGGCCCTGAACTACGGCCTGGGCATACTTTATGGCAGGACCAGCCGCCTGGATGATGCCCGGGCCCTGCTCAACAAAGCGCTGTCACAGGATCCCTTTGACCCCATGGTACTGCTGGAACTGGGGCGGCTGAACATCCGGTCAGGGGACTACGATTCGGCCATTTCCGTACTGGAAGGGGTGACCCGGGACGAGGTGATGGGAGATCTTGGGGTCTATTACAGATCCGTGGCCCAAATAGAAACCGGCAGATTGACGGCAGCCGAAGCAGGACTGCAGTCGCTTCTGGCCAAAAACAATCCCGGATTTGAAAAGGCCAACTACCACATGGCCAACATCATGGCAAAACGCCAGGACACCCCCATGTCCAGCTATTATCTGGGTGTTTACTATGCGGACACAGGAAATTTAAAAAATGCCGTCCTTCACCTGAAACGGGCCATTGACACCCTGGAAGATGAAAAACTAAAGGAAAAGGCCGAAAAGAAACTCAAAACGCTGGAAGAAAAGAAAAAGAAACGGAAAGGGCGGAGATGA
- a CDS encoding DUF3334 family protein: MKPASTLSIDEISKTFLTTARKTLEASTGQQVTYSSTIQKIPKVSMKPDLTCFVQFDGDYIGLVILNFSADAAFEVYKKYMLTMGMPEEELAASISAPEVADTIGELTNQLMGQLIRDVEEQFDLNAVIGQPKALTLNSAITLVIDAYYAENRRLSFKIGNYSFRIEIAMEQAEFIQAGS; encoded by the coding sequence ATGAAACCAGCCAGTACGCTGTCAATTGATGAAATATCCAAAACATTCTTGACCACGGCCAGGAAAACCCTGGAAGCTAGCACCGGCCAGCAAGTCACCTATTCATCAACCATCCAGAAAATCCCCAAGGTCTCCATGAAACCGGACCTGACCTGCTTTGTGCAATTTGACGGGGATTACATCGGACTGGTTATCCTTAACTTCAGCGCCGATGCCGCCTTTGAGGTCTATAAGAAATACATGCTGACCATGGGCATGCCGGAAGAGGAACTGGCAGCCTCCATATCCGCGCCGGAGGTGGCCGATACCATTGGGGAACTGACCAACCAGCTCATGGGACAGCTCATAAGGGACGTGGAAGAGCAGTTCGACCTCAACGCCGTCATCGGCCAGCCCAAGGCCCTGACCCTGAACTCGGCCATCACCCTGGTCATTGACGCCTACTACGCTGAAAACAGACGCCTTTCATTTAAAATCGGCAACTATAGCTTCCGCATCGAAATTGCCATGGAACAGGCAGAATTCATCCAAGCGGGATCATAA
- the hydG gene encoding [FeFe] hydrogenase H-cluster radical SAM maturase HydG produces the protein MPQTYPNFLDYSRIDQLTQVSPPDDQKLEAILDKAKELNGLDLEDAAALLAVKETGQIRRIMDTARFVKQSIYGNRIVIFAPLYIGNHCVNNCLYCGFRKDNKEMKREKLTQEQIFQQTRLMLKQGHKRIVLLFGEAYDLSYLEKSIETIYSVHEGQSNIRRINVEVAPLDVDGFRRLKQCNIGTYICFQETYDPKLYKHYHPSGPKSDYEYRLFCMHRAMEGGIDDVGIGALLGLADYKMEVMAMLQHAKGLENMFGCGPHTVSVPRIEPADGAPLSSMVPHAVSDDAFRILIAVLRMTLPYTGIILSTREKAELRSELFQYGVSQVSAGSATSIGGYTEDQDRDKDQGSQFALGDCRPLEEVIRDLIQMEFIPSFCTGCYRRGRVGKDFMDLAKPGLIKSFCHPNGIMSFAEYLEDYASPDTRQKGYALIEQMQAKEQSQKIKTTVDKAVTQIQSGKRDLFI, from the coding sequence ATGCCCCAGACCTATCCCAATTTTTTAGATTATTCCCGGATAGACCAGTTGACGCAGGTCTCTCCCCCGGATGACCAAAAGCTTGAGGCCATCCTTGATAAGGCAAAAGAGCTGAACGGGCTGGACCTTGAGGACGCGGCCGCTCTGCTTGCAGTTAAGGAAACCGGCCAGATTCGACGGATCATGGATACCGCCCGTTTCGTAAAACAATCCATCTACGGCAACCGTATCGTTATTTTTGCCCCCCTGTATATCGGCAACCATTGTGTCAATAATTGTCTTTACTGCGGTTTCCGCAAAGACAACAAGGAGATGAAGCGGGAAAAGCTTACCCAGGAGCAGATTTTCCAGCAGACCCGCCTGATGCTGAAACAGGGCCATAAGCGGATCGTTCTGCTTTTTGGTGAAGCCTATGACCTCTCATACCTTGAGAAATCCATTGAGACCATTTACAGCGTCCACGAAGGCCAGTCCAATATCCGCAGGATCAATGTGGAAGTGGCCCCCCTGGATGTGGACGGATTCCGGCGGCTCAAGCAATGCAATATCGGCACCTATATCTGTTTCCAGGAAACCTATGACCCCAAGCTCTATAAACATTACCATCCTTCCGGGCCAAAATCCGATTACGAATATCGGCTATTCTGCATGCACCGTGCCATGGAAGGGGGAATCGACGATGTGGGAATCGGGGCCCTTCTGGGACTGGCGGACTATAAAATGGAAGTCATGGCCATGCTCCAGCATGCCAAGGGGCTGGAAAATATGTTCGGGTGCGGCCCCCACACCGTGAGCGTGCCCCGCATTGAACCGGCCGACGGTGCCCCCCTGAGCAGCATGGTGCCCCATGCGGTCTCCGATGATGCCTTCCGCATTCTCATTGCGGTATTGCGAATGACCCTTCCCTACACCGGCATTATCCTCTCCACCCGGGAAAAGGCTGAGCTCCGCAGTGAACTCTTTCAATACGGGGTCAGCCAGGTCAGTGCCGGCTCCGCCACCTCCATCGGCGGGTACACCGAAGACCAGGACCGGGATAAGGACCAGGGCAGCCAGTTCGCCCTGGGTGACTGCAGACCGCTGGAAGAGGTGATCCGGGATCTGATCCAGATGGAATTCATTCCCTCTTTCTGCACCGGGTGCTACCGGAGGGGACGGGTGGGAAAAGATTTTATGGATCTTGCCAAACCCGGTCTGATCAAATCCTTCTGCCATCCTAACGGAATCATGTCCTTTGCCGAATACCTGGAGGATTATGCCTCCCCAGACACTCGGCAAAAAGGGTATGCCCTCATTGAGCAGATGCAGGCTAAAGAGCAAAGCCAGAAAATAAAGACCACGGTGGATAAGGCCGTTACCCAGATCCAATCGGGGAAAAGAGATCTTTTTATTTAG
- the hydE gene encoding [FeFe] hydrogenase H-cluster radical SAM maturase HydE encodes MPNPKTFDIPPPDTKRSLEKQGIPEARSPREIEALFHHRSPEGLNRMGREVCETVHGDSVYLRGLIEFTNYCTSNCLYCGIRRENQKVHRYRMDEAQILDTVAQGVKLGFKTFVLQGGEDPKWTVDRICRLVESIKSATQGRAAVTLSCGMKSRRAYQRFSDAGADRYLLRFETSDPELHQRLRDGQTLDHRLAALEGIKAAGFQVGSGFMTGLPGETPQTRLDNILLCQSLGLDMVGIGPFIPHPDTPLAREASRGLALALQGTALLRLALPLAHIPATTAAGSIAENGREQMLLCGANVLMPNITPSLFKKSYLLYPGKICIEENCAQSLAHLEATLPKIGRRLSYERADAIKPPPWGHSRHLPKGGRYG; translated from the coding sequence ATGCCCAATCCAAAGACCTTTGATATACCCCCTCCTGATACAAAGCGTTCTTTGGAGAAACAGGGTATTCCCGAGGCCCGTTCGCCACGGGAGATAGAGGCCTTATTCCATCACCGGTCCCCGGAGGGGTTGAACCGCATGGGCCGGGAGGTATGTGAAACGGTCCATGGAGACTCCGTCTATCTGAGGGGGCTCATCGAATTTACCAATTATTGCACCTCAAACTGCCTCTATTGCGGGATACGGCGGGAGAACCAAAAGGTGCACCGGTACCGGATGGATGAGGCCCAGATTCTTGACACCGTTGCCCAGGGGGTAAAACTGGGATTTAAAACCTTTGTGCTCCAGGGCGGGGAAGACCCTAAATGGACCGTGGACCGGATCTGCCGGCTGGTTGAGTCCATTAAATCTGCGACCCAGGGCCGGGCCGCCGTCACCCTGAGCTGCGGGATGAAGTCCAGGCGTGCATATCAGAGGTTTTCAGATGCCGGTGCCGACCGGTACCTGCTCCGATTTGAGACCAGCGATCCCGAACTTCATCAACGGCTTCGTGACGGGCAGACACTGGATCATCGGCTGGCGGCGTTGGAGGGAATAAAAGCGGCCGGGTTCCAGGTGGGATCCGGATTCATGACAGGCCTTCCCGGTGAAACGCCTCAGACACGGCTGGACAATATCCTTCTCTGCCAGTCCCTGGGGCTGGATATGGTGGGTATCGGCCCCTTTATCCCCCATCCGGATACCCCCCTGGCCCGGGAGGCGTCAAGGGGGCTGGCGTTGGCCTTACAGGGGACGGCCCTGCTCCGCCTTGCCCTTCCCCTGGCACATATCCCCGCCACCACGGCTGCGGGCTCCATTGCTGAAAACGGAAGGGAACAAATGCTGTTGTGCGGGGCCAATGTGCTGATGCCCAATATCACCCCCAGTCTTTTTAAAAAATCCTACCTGCTGTATCCGGGCAAAATCTGTATTGAAGAGAATTGTGCCCAGTCCCTGGCCCATCTGGAAGCAACCCTGCCTAAGATCGGCCGCCGCCTCAGCTACGAACGGGCCGATGCCATAAAGCCGCCGCCTTGGGGGCACAGCCGCCATCTTCCCAAAGGAGGCAGATATGGGTAG
- a CDS encoding fumarate lyase — translation MGRAGTRDKYYGEETAKALEHLGDDPTPRQMVRAYALVKLAAFRAQQESRRIYPKDFFPLLEAVTQEVADGCWDDQFVLPLAQGGAGTSLHMNLCEVIAALVNEQYQTLYPDRTFRAHPIEDLARFQSTNDTFPTAVILLSFDFLEKIETRVIGFQEALVAKEREYETLILCGRTQLQDALPITLGQVFGAWAGPVERDRWRLNKLKERLRTVPLGGTAIGTGYSAPKEYIFAAERHLRNITGFPLCRSQNLCDQVAHSDSLAETARGMALCADNLFKFSSDLLLYSSGFLNEIRHRELQYGSTIMPVKTNPVLLELIRGLSMECASAGQLICDYVKTGQLQLNANLPFIAEQMIRLATRLIRSLDTAVSAVKEGLIPDRAQMEANLAKSPAILNTLRDVLGYNRVKALASEIQKAAPENIEALKSWLETHTELEKPFLDQWASPLALTTMGRAGMERPGSNKTNRKQE, via the coding sequence ATGGGTAGGGCAGGCACAAGAGATAAATATTATGGCGAAGAGACCGCCAAGGCCCTTGAACATCTGGGGGATGATCCCACCCCCCGGCAGATGGTCCGCGCCTATGCGCTGGTGAAGCTGGCAGCCTTCAGGGCCCAGCAGGAAAGCCGCCGTATTTATCCCAAAGATTTTTTTCCCCTTCTGGAAGCGGTGACACAGGAGGTGGCCGACGGGTGCTGGGATGACCAGTTTGTCCTCCCCCTGGCCCAGGGCGGGGCCGGCACCAGCCTGCATATGAACCTTTGCGAGGTCATTGCCGCTCTGGTCAATGAACAGTATCAAACCCTGTATCCGGACCGGACGTTCAGGGCACACCCCATTGAGGACCTGGCCCGTTTCCAATCCACCAATGATACCTTTCCCACGGCGGTCATCCTCTTAAGCTTTGATTTTTTAGAAAAAATTGAAACCCGTGTCATCGGGTTTCAGGAAGCCCTTGTGGCAAAGGAAAGGGAATATGAAACCCTGATCCTTTGCGGCCGTACCCAGCTCCAGGATGCCCTTCCCATCACCCTGGGCCAGGTGTTCGGCGCCTGGGCCGGCCCTGTGGAGCGGGACCGGTGGCGGCTGAATAAGCTCAAGGAGCGGCTGCGTACGGTGCCCCTGGGCGGTACGGCAATCGGTACGGGGTATTCGGCTCCCAAAGAATACATTTTTGCTGCGGAGCGGCATCTGCGCAATATCACGGGATTTCCCCTCTGCCGCAGCCAGAATCTCTGCGACCAGGTGGCCCACTCGGACAGCCTTGCGGAAACGGCCAGGGGAATGGCCCTCTGCGCGGATAATCTGTTTAAATTCTCATCGGATCTGCTGCTCTACTCTTCAGGTTTTTTAAATGAAATCCGCCACAGGGAACTCCAGTACGGCTCCACCATCATGCCGGTAAAAACCAATCCGGTATTGCTGGAACTGATCCGGGGGCTGTCCATGGAGTGTGCCAGTGCCGGGCAGCTGATCTGCGACTACGTTAAAACAGGACAATTGCAGCTCAACGCCAACCTGCCCTTTATTGCGGAGCAGATGATACGACTGGCCACCCGTCTGATCCGGTCCCTGGACACCGCTGTATCCGCAGTCAAAGAAGGGCTTATTCCCGACAGGGCACAGATGGAGGCCAACCTGGCAAAGAGCCCTGCCATACTCAATACCCTCAGGGATGTCCTGGGCTATAACCGGGTAAAAGCGCTTGCGTCCGAGATCCAGAAAGCAGCGCCGGAAAATATCGAGGCCCTGAAAAGCTGGCTTGAAACCCATACGGAACTGGAAAAACCTTTTCTGGACCAATGGGCCTCTCCCCTGGCCTTAACCACAATGGGAAGAGCCGGCATGGAAAGGCCCGGTTCAAATAAAACAAATAGAAAGCAAGAATGA